Proteins encoded by one window of Capra hircus breed San Clemente chromosome 8, ASM170441v1, whole genome shotgun sequence:
- the LOC108636613 gene encoding interferon omega-1-like — protein MAFVLSLLMALVLVSYGPGGSLGCDLSQNHVLFGSQNLRILGQMRRLSPRFCLQDRKDFAFPQEMVEGGQLQEAQAVSVLHEMLQQSFNLFRTESSSAAWDTTLLQQLRTGLHQQLDDLDACLGQVMGEEDSGLGRTGPTLAVKRYFQGIHVYLQEKEYSDCAWGIVRMEIMRSLSSSASLQERLR, from the coding sequence ATGGCCTTCGTGCTCTCTCTACTCATGGCCCTGGTGCTGGTCAGCTATGGCCCGGGAGGATCCCTGGGCTGTGACCTGTCTCAGAACCACGTGCTGTTTGGCAGCCAGAACCTCAGGATCCTGGGCCAAATGAGGAGACTCTCCCCTCGCTTCTGTCTGCAGGACAGAAAAGACTTCGCTTtcccccaggagatggtggagggcggccagctccaggaggcccaggccgTCTCTGTGCTCCACGAGATGCTCCAGCAGAGCTTCAACCTCTTCCGCACAGAGAGCTCCTCTGCTGCCTGGGACACCACCCTCCTGCAGCAGCTCCGCACTGGACTCCATCAGCAGCTGGACGACCTGGACGCCTGCCTGGGGCaggtgatgggagaggaagaCTCTGGCCTGGGAAGGACGGGCCCCACCCTGGCTGTGAAGAGGTACTTCCAGGGCATCCATGTCTACCTGCAAGAGAAGGAATACAGCGACTGCGCCTGGGGAATCGTCAGAATGGAAATCATGAGATCCTTGTCTTCATCAGCCAGCTTGCAGGAAAGGTTAAGATGA
- the LOC108636615 gene encoding interferon omega-1-like produces MAFVLSLLMALALVSYGPGGSLGCDLSQNHMLVGSQNLRILGQMRISPRFCLQDRKDFTFPQEMVEGGQLHEAQAISVLHEMLQQSFNLFHTERASAAWNTTLLEQLRTGLHQQLDHLDTCLGQVMGGEDSALGRTGPTLAVKRYFQGIHVYLKEKGYSDCAWDIVRLEIMRSFSSSASLQERLR; encoded by the coding sequence ATGGCCTTCGTGCTCTCTCTACTCATGGCCCTGGCGCTGGTCAGCTATGGCCCGGGAGGATCCCTGGGCTGTGATCTGTCTCAGAACCACATGCTAGTTGGCAGCCAGAACCTCAGGATCCTGGGCCAGATGAGAATCTCCCCTCGCTTCTGTCTGCAGGACAGAAAAGACTTCACTTtcccccaggagatggtggaagGCGGCCAGCTTCATGAAGCCCAGGCCATCTCTGTGCTCCACGAGATGCTCCAGCAGAGCTTCAACCTCTTCCACACAGAGCGCGCCTCTGCTGCCTGGAACACCACCCTCCTGGAGCAGCTCCGCACTGGACTCCATCAGCAGCTGGACCACCTGGACACCTGCCTGGGGCAGGTGATGGGCGGGGAAGACTCTGCCCTGGGAAGGACAGGCCCCACCCTGGCTGTGAAGAGGTACTTCCAGGGCATCCATGTCTACCTGAAAGAGAAGGGATACAGCGACTGTGCCTGGGATATCGTCAGACTGGAAATCATGAGATCCTTCTCTTCATCAGCCAGCTTGCAAGAAAGGTTAAGATGA
- the LOC108636616 gene encoding interferon omega-1-like: MAFVLSLLMALVLVSYGPGGSLGCDLSQNHVLIGRKNFRLLGQMRRLSPRFCLQDRKDFAFPQEMVEGGQLQEAQAISVLHEMLQQSFNLFLTESSSAAWNTTLLQQLRTGLHQQLDHLDACLGQVMGEEDSALGRTGPTLAVKRYFQGIHVYLQEKEYSDCAWETVRVEIMRSLSSSVSLQERLRMMDGDLSSP, from the coding sequence ATGGCCTTCGTGCTCTCTCTACTCATGGCCCTGGTGCTGGTCAGTTATGGCCCGGGAGGATCCCTGGGCTGTGACCTGTCTCAGAACCATGTTCTCATTGGCAGGAAGAACTTCAGGCTCCTGGGCCAAATGAGGAGACTTTCCCCTCGCTTCTGTCTGCAGGACAGAAAAGACTTCGCTTtcccccaggagatggtggagggcggccagctccaggaggcccaggccatCTCTGTGCTCCACGAGATGCTCCAGCAGAGCTTCAACCTCTTCCTCACAGAGAGCTCCTCTGCTGCCTGGAACACCACCCTCCTGCAGCAGCTCCGCACTGGACTCCATCAGCAGCTGGACCACCTGGACGCCTGCCTGGGGCaggtgatgggagaggaagaCTCTGCCCTGGGAAGGACGGGCCCCACCCTGGCTGTGAAGAGGTACTTCCAGGGCATCCATGTCTACCTGCAAGAGAAGGAATACAGCGACTGTGCCTGGGAAACCGTCAGAGTGGAAATCATGAGATCCTTGTCTTCATCAGTCAGCTTGCAAGAAAGGTTAAGAATGATGGATGGAGACCTGAGCTCGCCTTGA